In Pedobacter heparinus DSM 2366, the following are encoded in one genomic region:
- a CDS encoding class I SAM-dependent methyltransferase, protein MKEPLSEEVLMYIASQLSKPEGADGILTAERMAHTNNNMTNAAIKALNIVDKNVVLEIGPGNGRHVMHLMSTAAGLRYYGVDISDTMITEAHKINERIVSSGQVSFGLTSAAQLNFTAGFFDRILTVNTLYFWENPLLYAREVLRVLKPGGVFCLAIATAAFMKGLPFTKYKFKLYEKMEVEQLLKTAGFAILNIVEEKDLTTSHTGDEVDRDIILVTATKDKRLKNKS, encoded by the coding sequence ATGAAAGAACCACTTAGTGAAGAAGTATTGATGTATATTGCCAGCCAGCTGAGCAAGCCGGAAGGGGCAGATGGTATTTTAACCGCCGAACGTATGGCGCATACCAATAATAACATGACAAATGCAGCCATTAAAGCATTGAATATTGTTGATAAAAATGTAGTGCTTGAAATAGGGCCGGGTAATGGCAGACATGTCATGCATTTAATGAGCACTGCGGCCGGTTTGCGCTATTATGGGGTGGATATTTCCGATACCATGATTACCGAAGCGCATAAAATAAATGAAAGGATAGTGAGCAGCGGACAAGTTTCTTTTGGACTGACCAGTGCTGCCCAACTGAATTTTACTGCCGGGTTTTTTGACAGGATTTTAACAGTAAATACGCTTTACTTCTGGGAGAACCCGCTTTTGTATGCCCGGGAAGTGCTGCGGGTGTTAAAGCCTGGTGGTGTGTTTTGTCTGGCCATTGCAACAGCCGCTTTTATGAAAGGACTGCCCTTTACAAAATATAAGTTTAAGCTGTATGAGAAGATGGAAGTTGAGCAGCTTTTGAAGACAGCAGGTTTTGCTATCTTAAATATAGTGGAAGAAAAAGACCTGACCACCAGCCATACCGGAGATGAGGTAGACCGCGACATTATTCTTGTAACGGCGACAAAAGACAAAAGATTAAAAAATAAGTCCTGA
- a CDS encoding thymidine kinase produces MLFSEQNYRRGEYCGSIEVICGSMFSGKTEELLRRLKRAQIAKLNVEIFKPKTDTRYDETAVVSHDLNSIQSTPVENSAAILLLGANTQVVGIDEAQFFDDNLPEVCNKLAQKGIRVIVAGLDMDFQGKPFGPVPALMAIAELVTKVNAVCVRCGSPAVYSYRTAASESTILLGEKDSYEPRCRHCYHLGDMA; encoded by the coding sequence ATGTTATTCAGCGAACAAAATTACAGGCGGGGTGAGTATTGCGGCAGCATTGAAGTGATTTGTGGCTCTATGTTTTCGGGTAAGACCGAAGAATTGTTAAGAAGGCTAAAACGTGCGCAGATTGCTAAACTGAATGTAGAGATCTTTAAACCCAAAACAGATACCCGCTATGATGAAACCGCTGTAGTTTCGCACGATCTGAATTCCATCCAGTCTACACCGGTCGAAAACTCTGCTGCAATTCTGCTGCTGGGTGCCAATACACAGGTTGTTGGTATTGATGAAGCACAGTTTTTTGATGATAACCTGCCTGAAGTTTGTAATAAACTTGCCCAGAAAGGGATCAGGGTAATCGTTGCTGGTCTCGATATGGACTTTCAGGGCAAACCTTTTGGCCCAGTACCCGCATTAATGGCTATTGCCGAGCTGGTAACCAAGGTAAATGCAGTATGTGTACGTTGTGGAAGTCCGGCTGTATACTCTTACCGTACAGCTGCCAGTGAAAGTACGATCCTGCTAGGCGAAAAGGACAGTTATGAACCCAGGTGCAGGCATTGCTATCATTTGGGCGACATGGCTTAG
- a CDS encoding MlaE family ABC transporter permease, with protein sequence MEKKAESPALMQEEVKGPGKLARMFLTLYDVYKFIARFFKEGFLPPYEARELFRQCYEIGYRSALLISTTGFITGIVFTKQSRPSLSEFGATSWLPSLVGIALLRTLAPLLTGLIAAGKVGSSIGAELGSMRVTEQIDAMEVSATNPFKFLVSTRVLAATITIPILTFYTAMVGMLGALLNVSLSEGTSARAFFQSSLEQITFLDITASTVKAILFGFTIGMVGCYQGYNSSKGTEGVGKAANSAVVIAMFLIFIEEVVSVQFFGLFRS encoded by the coding sequence ATGGAGAAAAAAGCCGAAAGCCCAGCATTAATGCAAGAAGAAGTTAAGGGACCGGGCAAATTAGCCCGAATGTTTTTAACCTTATATGATGTTTATAAGTTTATTGCCCGCTTTTTTAAAGAGGGTTTTCTTCCACCTTATGAAGCAAGAGAACTGTTCCGCCAATGCTATGAAATTGGTTATCGCTCGGCCTTGCTCATCTCTACCACAGGCTTCATTACCGGTATTGTATTTACCAAACAATCCCGCCCTTCATTATCTGAGTTTGGTGCCACTTCATGGCTGCCCTCTCTTGTTGGAATAGCTTTATTGCGAACCCTGGCCCCCCTATTAACCGGTTTGATTGCAGCTGGTAAAGTGGGTTCAAGTATAGGGGCCGAACTTGGATCTATGCGCGTTACAGAACAAATTGATGCCATGGAAGTTTCGGCAACCAATCCTTTTAAATTCCTCGTTTCTACACGCGTACTGGCAGCAACCATTACCATACCCATTCTTACTTTTTATACTGCGATGGTGGGGATGCTGGGTGCTTTACTTAATGTTTCTTTAAGTGAGGGTACCAGTGCAAGAGCCTTTTTTCAGTCCTCCCTGGAACAGATCACTTTCCTGGATATCACTGCATCCACAGTTAAAGCTATTCTTTTTGGCTTTACCATTGGTATGGTTGGCTGCTATCAGGGCTATAATTCGTCTAAAGGAACTGAAGGTGTTGGTAAAGCGGCTAATTCTGCCGTGGTGATTGCCATGTTCCTCATTTTTATAGAAGAAGTGGTTTCCGTACAATTTTTTGGTTTATTCAGAAGCTGA
- a CDS encoding ferritin has product MKDIMRVKCLLSSDVETLINQQIKKEAHSSAIYLSMASWCNRNGYDFSADYFFKQAEEERMHQLKFFKYVLDMGGNAVSPEITNVKAEYNSFREVFEEALEQEISVTQSIKNIAARCHKEQDYVTLEFLNWFFREQREEEYKARRALELFDVIGEEGTGRWQIDKHVGQITYSSEA; this is encoded by the coding sequence ATGAAAGACATCATGCGTGTTAAGTGTTTACTCTCTTCAGATGTAGAGACACTTATAAACCAACAAATAAAAAAAGAAGCACACTCATCGGCTATTTATCTTTCAATGGCATCATGGTGCAACAGAAATGGCTATGATTTTTCTGCTGATTATTTCTTTAAACAGGCAGAAGAAGAAAGAATGCACCAGCTTAAATTCTTTAAGTATGTACTCGATATGGGTGGCAATGCTGTTTCTCCTGAAATAACAAATGTTAAAGCTGAATACAATTCTTTCCGTGAAGTTTTTGAAGAGGCCCTGGAACAGGAGATTAGCGTTACACAATCCATTAAGAACATTGCGGCCCGTTGTCACAAAGAACAGGATTATGTAACCCTGGAATTCCTGAACTGGTTCTTCAGAGAACAAAGAGAAGAAGAATACAAAGCACGTCGTGCCCTTGAATTGTTTGATGTGATTGGCGAAGAAGGAACGGGAAGATGGCAGATTGACAAGCATGTGGGACAAATTACCTACAGCAGCGAAGCCTAA
- a CDS encoding MlaD family protein, with protein MQVTDNRKQITVGVFILLGLVIFVLGVFTLGSQRKAFVKSFTVNAVFSDIQGLKAGNNVWFSGVKIGTIKKIQFYGISQVQVFMNIEEDAHKYIHKNAAASISSDGLIGNKIVVISGGNPKFPFVEDGDQLQVASTLSTDDIMKTFQVNNKNLVDVTSDFKVLAQNLVEGKGAAGALLTDEQIAKNFKAIVENLKTTTESANRMAAEMNTFTKTLNTKGGLTDKLMTDTAVFAKLQTAVNELQKTAESASAMTENLNKATSKFNQTDNAVGLLINDQQTADHIKGIMKNLETSSQKLDENMEALQHNFLLRGFFKKKAKAEAAAASQK; from the coding sequence ATGCAAGTAACAGACAACCGTAAACAGATAACAGTAGGAGTTTTTATACTCCTGGGCCTGGTCATATTCGTTTTAGGGGTTTTCACTTTAGGAAGCCAACGAAAAGCGTTTGTAAAAAGCTTTACTGTGAATGCTGTTTTTAGCGATATACAAGGTCTTAAAGCCGGAAATAATGTATGGTTTTCAGGTGTTAAGATCGGAACGATCAAAAAGATCCAGTTTTATGGCATTTCCCAGGTCCAGGTGTTTATGAACATCGAAGAGGATGCCCACAAATATATTCATAAAAATGCGGCAGCAAGCATCAGCTCTGACGGATTGATCGGAAACAAAATTGTAGTCATCAGTGGAGGAAATCCGAAATTTCCTTTTGTTGAAGATGGAGATCAGCTTCAGGTGGCCAGCACACTGTCTACAGACGATATAATGAAAACTTTCCAGGTGAACAATAAAAACCTGGTTGATGTAACTTCTGATTTTAAAGTACTGGCACAAAATCTTGTAGAGGGCAAAGGCGCCGCGGGTGCATTGCTTACTGACGAGCAGATTGCAAAGAATTTTAAAGCTATTGTAGAAAATCTGAAAACTACAACTGAATCGGCAAACAGAATGGCTGCTGAGATGAATACGTTTACCAAAACCCTGAACACCAAGGGTGGCTTAACAGATAAACTTATGACAGATACGGCTGTTTTTGCAAAATTGCAAACTGCGGTAAATGAATTGCAAAAAACTGCGGAATCTGCTTCTGCAATGACAGAGAACCTGAATAAGGCAACCTCAAAATTTAACCAGACAGATAATGCAGTAGGTTTACTCATCAATGACCAGCAAACCGCCGACCACATAAAAGGCATTATGAAAAACCTGGAAACCAGCAGCCAGAAATTAGACGAAAATATGGAGGCACTGCAGCATAACTTCCTGTTGAGGGGATTCTTTAAGAAAAAAGCTAAAGCAGAGGCAGCAGCGGCAAGTCAAAAATAA
- a CDS encoding ABC transporter ATP-binding protein yields the protein MEKKSFHQNEKVIEIKGLNKSFGNYHVLKGVDLDLYKGENLVVLGKSGTGKSVLIKIIVGLLTPDAGMIKVLNQYVDQITYKELLALRLKVGFSFQNSALYDSMTVRQNLEFPLVRNQRNLSKAEVNLAVEEMLDAVGLLQTINQMPSELSGGQRKRIGIARTLILRPEIMLYDEPTAGLDPITCLEINSLINQVQERFHTSSIVITHDLTCAKAVGNRVAMLLDGQFQRLGTFEEVFNTNDERVKPFYDYNFIQ from the coding sequence ATGGAAAAGAAATCATTTCATCAGAACGAAAAGGTAATAGAGATCAAAGGACTGAACAAATCTTTCGGCAACTACCATGTACTTAAAGGTGTAGACCTGGATTTGTATAAAGGAGAAAACCTGGTTGTTCTTGGAAAATCCGGAACCGGGAAATCAGTACTGATTAAAATCATAGTAGGATTGCTTACTCCAGACGCCGGTATGATTAAAGTACTGAACCAGTATGTAGATCAGATCACTTATAAAGAACTACTGGCCTTAAGGCTAAAAGTGGGTTTCTCTTTCCAGAACAGTGCCCTCTATGACAGTATGACTGTGAGGCAGAACCTTGAATTCCCACTGGTAAGAAACCAGAGAAACCTCAGCAAAGCTGAAGTAAACCTTGCTGTGGAAGAAATGCTGGATGCCGTTGGCCTATTGCAAACCATCAATCAAATGCCATCTGAATTATCGGGTGGACAAAGAAAAAGGATTGGTATAGCGCGCACACTTATTTTACGGCCTGAAATTATGCTGTACGACGAACCTACAGCAGGTCTTGACCCCATTACCTGCCTGGAGATCAATAGCCTGATTAACCAGGTACAGGAGCGTTTCCATACCAGTTCAATTGTAATCACACACGACCTTACCTGCGCAAAAGCGGTAGGAAACCGGGTGGCCATGCTTTTGGACGGGCAATTTCAGCGCCTGGGTACATTTGAAGAAGTATTTAACACAAACGATGAAAGGGTGAAACCCTTTTACGATTATAATTTTATTCAATAA
- a CDS encoding glycoside hydrolase family 3 N-terminal domain-containing protein: MKYKSFSTLAFLFLVTTAGAQLKNIYHKGWVDFNKNGRMDVFEDPSRPVDARVKDLLGQMNLDEKTCQTATLYGYGRVLKDEMPTAEWKTSIWKDGIANIDEELNSLPYNKKAVTQYSFPFSKHAHAINTVQKWFVEETRLGIPVDFSNEGIHGLCHDRATPFPAPVNIGSTWNKSIVYQAGSIVGREAKALGYTNVYAPILDVARDQRWGRVVECYAEDPFLIAELGKQMTMGIQDQGTAATLKHYAVYSVPKGGRDGQARTDPHVAPREMHEMFLYPFRRVIQEAKPMGIMSSYNDWNGEPVTGSYYFLTELLRKQYGFDGYVVSDSEAVEFISGKHHVAEDYKQAVKQAIEAGLNVRTHFTKPENFILPLRELVKEGSVSMKTLDERVADVLRVKFRLGLFDDPYVKDPAAADKKVHTRADEELAVQLNRESMVLLKNDKNLLPLDIAKYKRILVSGPLATEINYTTSRYGPSNNPIVSILDGIKAYAGKNSTIAYSKGCEVIDAKWPESEIIPVELTTEEQLQIDQAVAAAKASDVIIAVVGETDEQVGESKSRTGLNLPGRQLMLLQALHATGKPVVMVMVNGRPLTINWENRYLPAILQAGFPGPSAGKVVAETLFGDNNPGGKLTMTYPKSIGQIELNFPFKPGSQAGQGKNDDPNGNGKTRVLGALYPFGYGLSYTTFEFSNLNLDKKEIHNQADVQVSVDVKNTGQRKGDEVVQLYLKDVVSSVTTYESVLRGFERVSLAPGETKTLKFTLHPDDLAILDKNMNRTVEPGKFIVMIGNSSEDIKLKKEFTVK; the protein is encoded by the coding sequence ATCCGTCAAGGCCTGTTGATGCAAGGGTGAAAGATTTGCTGGGGCAAATGAACCTGGACGAGAAAACCTGTCAGACAGCAACACTTTACGGTTACGGAAGGGTTCTAAAAGACGAAATGCCGACAGCGGAATGGAAAACGAGTATCTGGAAAGATGGTATCGCAAATATAGATGAGGAACTGAATAGCCTGCCTTATAATAAAAAGGCCGTTACACAATATTCTTTCCCTTTTAGCAAACATGCCCATGCCATTAATACCGTGCAGAAGTGGTTTGTAGAGGAAACCCGCCTGGGTATTCCGGTAGATTTCAGTAATGAAGGTATTCATGGTTTATGCCACGATCGGGCTACCCCTTTTCCGGCCCCTGTGAATATCGGCAGTACCTGGAACAAAAGTATTGTGTACCAGGCAGGAAGTATTGTTGGCCGTGAAGCAAAGGCATTGGGCTATACCAATGTATATGCACCGATCCTTGATGTTGCCCGCGACCAGCGCTGGGGAAGGGTAGTGGAATGTTATGCAGAAGACCCTTTTTTGATTGCAGAATTAGGTAAACAAATGACCATGGGTATCCAGGACCAGGGAACTGCTGCTACCTTAAAGCATTATGCTGTATATAGTGTGCCTAAAGGCGGACGCGACGGACAGGCACGTACTGATCCGCATGTAGCGCCAAGGGAAATGCATGAAATGTTCCTATATCCGTTCAGAAGAGTAATCCAGGAAGCTAAACCTATGGGCATCATGAGCAGTTATAATGATTGGAACGGAGAACCTGTAACCGGAAGTTATTATTTTCTTACAGAGCTGCTGCGTAAACAATACGGTTTTGATGGCTATGTGGTTTCGGACAGTGAAGCGGTAGAATTTATTTCGGGTAAACATCATGTGGCAGAAGATTACAAGCAGGCTGTTAAACAGGCTATAGAGGCTGGCTTAAATGTGCGTACCCACTTTACCAAGCCCGAAAACTTTATCCTTCCGCTAAGAGAATTGGTTAAGGAAGGTTCGGTATCTATGAAAACGCTTGATGAACGTGTGGCTGATGTATTGCGTGTAAAGTTCAGACTGGGCCTTTTTGATGACCCTTATGTAAAAGACCCGGCCGCTGCAGACAAAAAGGTGCATACCAGGGCGGATGAAGAGCTGGCGGTACAACTGAACAGGGAATCTATGGTATTGTTAAAAAACGATAAAAACCTGTTGCCACTTGATATTGCTAAATATAAGCGCATCCTGGTTAGCGGACCATTGGCTACCGAGATAAATTACACCACCAGCAGGTATGGCCCCTCAAATAACCCTATTGTTTCTATCCTTGATGGAATAAAAGCTTATGCAGGTAAAAATTCAACAATAGCCTATAGTAAAGGCTGTGAGGTGATTGACGCCAAGTGGCCGGAAAGTGAGATTATTCCTGTCGAACTTACCACTGAAGAACAGCTGCAAATTGACCAGGCTGTGGCAGCTGCAAAAGCATCAGATGTTATTATTGCTGTAGTAGGAGAGACCGATGAACAGGTTGGGGAAAGTAAATCCAGAACCGGCTTAAATTTGCCGGGGCGCCAGTTAATGCTGTTACAGGCCTTGCATGCTACAGGCAAGCCTGTAGTAATGGTTATGGTGAACGGACGTCCTTTGACCATCAACTGGGAAAACCGCTACTTGCCGGCCATCCTGCAGGCAGGATTTCCCGGGCCATCAGCAGGTAAAGTAGTAGCCGAAACATTATTCGGTGATAACAATCCCGGAGGTAAACTGACAATGACCTATCCAAAATCTATCGGGCAAATTGAGCTGAATTTCCCTTTCAAACCAGGATCGCAGGCTGGTCAGGGTAAAAATGACGATCCAAACGGGAACGGAAAAACCAGGGTGCTTGGTGCGCTGTACCCATTTGGATACGGCTTAAGTTATACCACTTTTGAGTTCAGTAATTTAAATCTGGACAAGAAAGAAATCCATAACCAGGCCGATGTACAGGTCAGTGTTGATGTGAAAAACACCGGTCAGCGCAAGGGTGATGAAGTGGTACAACTGTACCTGAAAGATGTAGTCAGCAGCGTGACTACCTATGAATCTGTATTGAGGGGATTTGAACGTGTGAGTCTGGCACCCGGTGAAACCAAAACCCTTAAGTTTACCCTTCATCCGGACGATCTGGCCATCCTTGATAAAAACATGAACCGGACTGTTGAACCCGGAAAATTCATTGTCATGATTGGTAACTCTTCAGAAGATATTAAACTGAAAAAGGAATTTACAGTAAAATAG
- a CDS encoding lipid II:glycine glycyltransferase FemX — protein sequence MNIVIEKKDIKEVYETAIIQQTAFWSEVKAKQGLQSKAFNFKVEDGSIYTSALNNTYTHADFLVLLQPLDREHTVAYVPYGPEIEPNEEYQGKFLEELSESLRPHLPSKCILIRYDLAWQSHWAKDNNDFDQLGNWNGPPEKKYQEFRFNFNTVNWNLRKANSDILPSNTIFLDLQGDSTLLLDAMKPKTRYNINLSYRKGINVKKVGMENLQVWYALYQETALRNRIHINDITYFKTVLTARAENTASPADVELLLAELDGQPLAAMFLVISGNRGTYLYGASSSSNRNYMATYALQWEAMKIAKEKGCIEYDLFGVAPRPDPAHPLYGLYKFKSGFGGQLYHRMGCWDYPLNNKQYQRFIATEMHSQGYHI from the coding sequence ATGAATATTGTTATTGAGAAAAAAGACATTAAAGAAGTTTATGAAACTGCCATTATCCAGCAAACAGCATTCTGGTCTGAAGTAAAAGCCAAGCAAGGCCTGCAATCAAAAGCATTTAATTTTAAGGTAGAAGATGGAAGCATTTATACCAGTGCCTTAAACAATACCTATACCCATGCCGATTTCCTGGTACTGTTACAACCTTTAGACCGTGAACATACTGTGGCCTATGTACCATATGGCCCGGAAATAGAACCTAATGAAGAATACCAGGGCAAATTTCTGGAAGAACTTTCAGAATCTCTTCGTCCCCATCTGCCCTCAAAATGCATATTGATCAGGTACGATCTGGCCTGGCAGTCCCATTGGGCTAAAGACAATAATGATTTTGATCAGTTGGGTAACTGGAATGGACCTCCTGAAAAGAAATACCAGGAATTCCGCTTTAATTTTAACACGGTTAACTGGAACCTGAGAAAAGCAAATTCGGATATCCTTCCGTCAAACACTATATTCCTGGATCTGCAGGGCGACAGCACCCTGCTGCTCGACGCCATGAAGCCAAAAACAAGATACAACATTAACCTATCGTACAGAAAAGGGATTAATGTTAAAAAAGTAGGGATGGAGAACCTGCAGGTATGGTATGCACTGTACCAGGAAACAGCCTTGCGCAACCGCATCCATATCAACGACATTACCTATTTCAAAACGGTATTAACTGCACGCGCCGAAAATACCGCTTCACCTGCCGATGTGGAACTCTTGCTGGCTGAACTGGATGGACAGCCTTTGGCCGCAATGTTCCTGGTGATCTCTGGCAACAGAGGTACCTATCTGTATGGGGCCTCTTCTTCTTCAAACCGCAACTACATGGCCACCTACGCCCTGCAGTGGGAAGCCATGAAAATTGCTAAAGAAAAAGGCTGCATAGAATATGATTTGTTTGGTGTGGCGCCCAGGCCAGACCCTGCTCATCCCTTGTATGGATTGTATAAGTTTAAAAGTGGTTTTGGCGGACAGCTGTACCACAGAATGGGTTGCTGGGATTATCCTTTAAACAACAAGCAATATCAGCGTTTTATTGCAACAGAAATGCACAGCCAGGGTTATCACATTTAA